The following proteins come from a genomic window of Nicotiana tomentosiformis chromosome 12, ASM39032v3, whole genome shotgun sequence:
- the LOC138902691 gene encoding uncharacterized protein, whose product MKATTTKSVELASYRLQDVVVNWYESWELSRELRQARVDRFLTLRQGNMSVREYSLQFDLLARYAPTIVSKMEDQVHRFMMGLEPYLVNDCTSVSLQPDMDISRIQA is encoded by the exons atgaaggccactacgactaagtcagttgagctagcttcttATAGACTCCAAGATGTTGTAGTAAATTGGTATGAGTCTTGGgaattgtccagag AGCTTAGacaggccagagttgataggttcttgacccttcggcaaggtaacatgagtgttcgagaatacagtcttcagtttgatttgttggctaggtatgctcccactattgtatctaagatggaggatcagGTTCACCGGTTCATGATGGGATTAGAGCCGTACTTGGTTAATGATTGTacgtcggtctcacttcagccagacatggatatttctcgtattcaggcataa